The segment AATTTAGTGAAAATGTTGCCTGTATAGGTGGCAATGTACATGTTGCTTATTGGGCTATAATAACTAATTATACCGACATATCTTTAGCTTGTTTctgcactgtttttttttttttttttgggttgtttCTGCACTTAAATATATATAGTGGGAGAAAAAAAAGCTTGTTTCTGCACTTAATTTTCCcaactgcaaacatttatacatGCCTCCGCAACAATGAAAGTTTGCAGTGATTATTCGATAAAAAAAGGTTTGTTGCTATTCATAatgaataaattagatatataagCAATGATTAAAAGGTTATCATGACTTGATAGCCTTTGTGACCGTATTAAGACATTGTAGTTTACCAACATATcttcattattatattataaatgcaCAAAGTGTGCAAACGAGTGAACCAAGCCAGAAATTAGGCTGCCTAGTCTTGGCTCAGTATATGAAGGTAGTAATCAAGCTCAAGCCAAGCATGATAGAGTCTGTTCAAGCTTAACTTGTATTTTATTTAAATGGAGCTTGAAGAAGCTCTTAGTTTTTTACTCTTGCAAATCTGAAGTATTCAAGCTTGGCTTGTTTAGCGAGCTTTGAAACATATTCAAGCTTGGCTCATTTTTTGCTTGAACCAAACTCGAGGGAGCTTGATACTGGGATTGTAATTCTTTGGCCGTATGCAGCCTTCCAAGGTAAACTCTCGGAGGGAGGCATCTAACCGGAGCCCAAGCTTTTACTTAGCATTATGGCAATTAATAACATTTTTGTTTATTGAACGCATTTATTTTGGTTcagatctttttcttttcagagaATAAAGGGAAAGCACTAAAAAGATGCAAATGCTTTTTATCAACATGGTGTAAGTTAAAAAAGgttttttgtttttccttttttgtgGGATATAACATGCCAAAAAAGTATATCCTACTTACCTACGGCACTCTTGATCGACACCAATAATATCCATGATCAACAAAGATCTATCCTAATTGCGTCCAAAGGCTCAAATCCCATTTTGTCATAGTCCCTCCAATCTGTCCCATGAAAGCCACTTGATCAACCATTTGACTTTGTATTCAAATTTTCTATAGTATACCTGCTGCACTGCAAAATACTATATAGTTTTGGATAACTGCCACATCATCTATCTTAGAGACAGACGGTTGTTATTCATCTTCAGGATCAGACAAAATGctcatttttgtttttctttgataaaatggatgctttatattaaattaaacatAAATAGATACATCTACgagaattagaaaataaaatgttTAAAACACAACACTCATTCAAAAGCAAATATAGTACTTCATGACGTGAACAATAGCCATCAATCTCTGAGATGGACAATGTATGGCTATCCGAGACTACATGGTACTCTATAGTGCAACACGAGCACCGCGGAGGATCATGTTTATCTAGCTCCCCTCGCACAATACATGTAGTATCTTGATCTACTGAAAATTCGTTGATCAACCAATAGCAATTTGCTAGTATGGTCGATATGTTCCACCGTCTCATAGATCTCTGAATTGACACCACCGCTTGGCAACCACTTTCAATAATTGTATGGCTCCATGATCTGGTCTCAGCAAGTGCTAAGGCTGCACGAAGCGACCAGGCCTCCATTTATAACAAGCAAGGGTTAGGAAGACCAGTACGGAACCTGCAAACTATGCTACCCATCAACTTTAGTTCACAGGCATTTATCCTGCCTCATAGTTTATTTCTAGTCATCCTACGTGCAGTGGTTACATTCATGCGTTTTTCagtttttcttttatatatatgtgtgtgtgtgtgtgtacatatatatacatatatatagagagagagagagagatgaaattTGGGTGTTCTCCGAATATCAGCCATCAGGAATTCCCCCATTTCAAGCCTTATTTTCTTAAGGAACATTTATAAAAGGCTTTCAAAATATTGGAAGCATTGCTTCCTCATGGAACATTTCTAAAAGCTTTTCAAAATATGAGCAGTAGTTGCATTGTAGGATGACAAACATCATTCCAGTTTGGACCTTGGCATTCTCATTGATTTGAATCCCGCTTAACGACCTTCGTTGAGGAATTTCACATTCTCTGGCAGCTAAATACATCAATCCAGCAACCTAAGACAAATTGCTAAATCATCACCACAACTCCATCATACTAAACAAAATGATTCAGACCTTCGGAGTTTTCAAGCTTTCAAATCTCAAGCAGTTTTTTGAAGGCAATCCAACTGCACCGCGGAACTAGTGCAACCAACCCAAGAAATGCCAATGTTGTGCAAGTGCACCGAGCTCGTCTCCTTCAGATAATAAGAGGGATTGCATGGAAAACCATGTAGGTGGCGGGAGATACGTTATACGTACATATTTTTGGCAGGCAAGAGCTGTCTACATGATGCTTAAACCAGTAAAGATTCCCTGCATGCGGGCGATAGGCGTGTTTCATCCAACACATACAAGCCTGCTTCTAACCACTTTCTTGAGTCAATTGAGGCCCGAACGACCAAGGTAGCCTATCTAGCGTTTAATGCAGGAAGAAAGCCACAAAACgtaccctccctccctctctctctctgactGCAAAATAATGTTTAACACAGATAAACAATTATATTTCATACAATGCGAATGATTTGCCGGATCCCATTGTATTATAGCAAAATAGAGAACACGATGAAGTTGCAGCTCAGACAATCACATAGCAAAAGACAGTAAAATTGAAAGAAATAAACATCAAATTGTGAGCCTTCTCACCCACTTTAGCCACATCCTACCAGGAGTCAAGACGCCCATTATCAAGGAGCTAAAGCACCTTAGTTAACCctttcaaaaaatatttgtcaCAAGTTACAGCGTGTTAGGCTAACTCATAGTCTGAATAACAGCAAGAGAGCACAAAACAGGTTCAAATTTACCTTCAATGTTCCTTGATGTGTGACTGgaatttattttattcttccaAAGAAATTTTCCTTGTCTCAATTGTTGAAACTTACAAAAACGAGCAGTAAAGCTTACACATACAACTCATCTACATTGCACTCTCCAAGAAAAACTTTGATGCTTCGAGGGGAACCACAGCTGCCTTCGGCTATGAGTGCTCTGTCGTTTGCAGCCATATGAGCAATTATCTTGTATATCATTTCAATCTGGCAACCAATAGAAAGCACAAGATTGTGAAAAAATGAAGATGCCATAATATGAACCAGTGTGCAATGCTCCAACGCACAGTTAATGCTCGCATCTACAGTGAAGTGAAAACTCAAGTTGCATAACTATCCTATTACTGGACATTGTTTGAACACTTTGGATTCTACCACAACAAATTAGCCTGCCATGCATTCGATCCATGGATAGGGCTTAACCAGACGGTTGGGCTCTGGATGAACAGCAGAGGGACCAGTTAAGTGTAGGTAGCTGCTTTCAGAATAATGAGATGCATATATATTGGACTGTTGATATGCTTTACATTCACAGCACAATTACTATTTTGGTATATAACATTAGTGTCAAGAATAAGAAACAtaagtttaaaatattttttatattttcaatgtCACAACAAAATGAAACCAGAATGCAACACTagttatatattttagatataaaatttggaTGTCATATAATACTCTTTTTTTCTCCCCTACGAAGTGTTGTCATTGAAACCTGCAGATGCTGACCTAACCAGGTTTAGGCCTGGACCTACATATTTATAAGAGATTTTGGGTATTTGTTTGGTAGAAATATACTTTACTTCTCCCCAAATCAATCCGCTCATATGAGTTCAGTATCATAAAATTCTCACCAACATGGACTCTTCCCTGAGCCAAATAATGGATTTCTAGCATTTCATCCAACATTTGGACCGTGTGTTATACAGGTCTAGATACTGGATTTGGGGATACTGGGAGATGATTTGTTCCTCAGTTATAGAAAAACATAGGTTTGACTTTCTTGTAACCTTTCCTTTTCCACATGGATGCAAGTGTTTGTGGTGGAGGAGCAACCAGGAAGTGGACCACAATCAGGCCCCTGGAAAAGAATGGTGCCTTGATCATGTAACCAGAGGGCTGTTTACATGGTAAATGATAAGCAAATGTTTATGATTTGCTGTCCAGAGTTGCAGTTATAACTATGAATGCCAGACAATCTCTTGCATGGGTCAAGTATTACACGGGATGAGCCAGGATATTAGGTGGGTCAGATAAGCATATCACAAATTCCATTTTAGAATTGGTGCTGAAACACCTTAATTAGTTACTTTGCATGTTTTGTTAATTTTTCTTTATTAATTAATTGATTCCAACTAGATATTTATTATTCTGCTTTGGAAGAGTTGCTTATTGCATTAACTTAAAAAACTGAGCATGATTTTTTGAATGACCACTTTATAGTCccataaaatttaagaaaaaaatgaaatcaAGTTAAATAGATCCTAATAAATATGCAAGCATAccttttattttttgtttgccCTTTAATTTCTTTGATGTCTTTTGGCCGGTTTCTTACATATTTACACTCGTGCTGAGCATATTAATGCACATGAAAGGTATGGATACTTCTGCTTCCCCATCTAATTGAGAATTTTTTCCATCACCTATGTAACTTGATAACTGCAATCCTGCTTTTAGAGGTTCACCTCTCTTGCATATCCCTTGGACAAACAACTAAGCTTAAAGTAATTATTAGAGATGAATAGTTATAGAGCTGGGGAGTGGAAAAGAGTGAAGTGACCATTCAAATGGAGGGGTTTGCTTGTTTTAGTAGAGTAGATGTTGTATGAAGTTGATTATCCACATATCCAGCTAAATGCCTCGCACATGATTACAGTCATCCACAGCCTTACAACATCAATGTCCAAGCATGGCAAGGGGCTAAGCTTCAGAACATATAGTACTAACAAATATGTTTGAATCGTACCAGCCTATGCAACCATCAAAATGCCAAAGTAACCTAGCTGTCCACATCATGTGACCACCTTTCAGACAATGAAATGGATGTGCAAGTACTGGTTAactcatagaatactttttcAATACCTCACAAAGACTCCTATGATATTGAAACCAGTACCAATGTTCAAACACGAAAAGTTGTATGTCAAACATAATCCTAGAGCAAAACATTACCTGTTCAGGTTCATGGCAGCGATCTGCAATTTCATCAATTGTCAATGGCTCAACAGGTTCTTTACAGCTGAAAGAGAACAAAAATCATGTTACAGCCGAATGAGAACAAAAATCATGTTATGTATAAACATAAACTATAGATCATTTTTGTGATGTAAGACAGCAAAAGGGAAACGCAAGTCAAGAAATCACACGGAGACATTCTAAAGTTCAGAAACTTCATTCCAAAAGAAAAGTACATAATCCGAATTTCATCAGTTCATGGACTATCTGTGACTGTATATGATTAGTACAAAGTCTTTCAATTCCTTGCATAGGATTTCCATGGTGCTACCCAGCAACAATAACCTGAGTTGTCTAAAGGAAAAAAACATCCTTAAGGGGCTTCTCAGCATGCAAGCAGTGTCCTTGGTGATTAAAATGCTTTTCAACTATACCGTTCCAGAGATGACAAACGATGACTGAAAGTGCTAAAAATTCCATCAAATCAAGATGTTGAATAAGAAAGTTGCATTTAACCAACAACAAATTTTTATTTGGACCAATGGaaaatgaaatattttcaatatatgatTAACTTTTGAGACTTTTAATTTTATCTCCACTAATCTTTAGATAAGACTTGTTAatctaagaaaaaaaatgatcacagGTTATCCCAATATCACCGTACATATAAACATGCCCACAATATGAGTTAACTTTCATGACATGGAGAACTGCACATATAATTATATTGTGAGATAATTCTGACAACAACTGAAATCAACATGAGAAAATGAAACAGAAGATGAATACCTGGCCTCATTTAGCACAGCCAGAACTCTTTTTTGAAGAGCTAATACTTCTGCTGCTGCCTTTTTCCCAGCTTCTACACCTGCAATCAATGCCAAAATTGAGTGAGGTCAGCAGCCTCACTGAACTGGAATTATTCGTATAACATGCATAAAGATACAGTGAGGCACATACCAGGCTGATGGTAGGCATTGATGTTTACCAGAGATGCATAAATCCCAACAGCCCGTTCATAAAGTGCTATCAGTGCTCCTACTGATCTAGGATTCACTTCTTGAACTGTTACAGAGATGGACTCACGGTTGTTTGCATAAAGGGCTGAACGGGTTCCCTATGCAAGAGAACAAAGGAGAGCCAATGAAATATAAACTCTTAACTATCTCGAAATTACTGTACATGATTTATTAGATACAACACGTGTCATTACATATATTAAAAAGAATTATACCAAAAAAATGGACACATAAGTTGAAGTTAAAGCATCACCAAAATGATTAAGATGCTCCACGAGTAATTTATATTATAGGATTATACCACAAaccttttataattaaaaaaatgttatgcaataaaattttttgagcttCCAAGAAGATCTAGAAAAAgcaaatatttaatctatatcatcTCACTATTGCCACTAATTAAGATTTACAAGTacatataaaatcaaagaatGTCGCACAAAACTGGCCCTAACATGACCAAGCAAAACACTCAAGCACATCAGCCAGACCGCAGCCAGCCTCCTTAGGACATGCAAAGCAGCATCACACTCAGGCATGCCAAAACTATGTCAAAGCTAACTCAATGACACAAACTAGGGCCCTGAGCTACTTATAAGAAAGCAGTCATCGCCGCTACATGACTTGCTCTGATGCTGCCACAGCTTTCATTGCAATCTATATTGGCCAAAATCGCTACAAAGGAAAAGGAAAGGTTTTTGGACTACTTACCTAGGCATCAACATGCAAATTAAATAGATCTCTTAAACAACAGAAGAAGTTTGCTTACATGCATGGTTGCTACTATCCAAATGATTTGACTTAGATGAATGTTTCTAAGACATACTGATCATGGTAAATAAGGAAGAACAAGAAAATATAATTCTCATTCTTCTTATTTCTTTCCCTCCTTGGATAAAGGGCTGAAGTGGTGACTTACATAGGTTAGGACGTATATGCATCTGCCAACGgaaggagaaaaaggagagagaggggggctATTTTGCTTTCTTTTCCAACATTATTTCTCTTGGATATGTTTCTCTCTCCAACTGCAAGATTACCTGCCAATTAGCCTTGTAAGTTTCATACTTGCCCCTCTCTAGCTCACTAGTGAGGTATCTTACAATTCTGATATCAGGATGTGAGAGTCAGTAATAACTGTTCTCATATTTTAATAGATCATAATTCAATCCATAAATTTGACCCAGGGGGATGCAATAAAGTCTGTTCATTAAGGTTTTCGAGAATAACAATATTGGTATCAAACAACACAGTGATCAGTGCTCAATGCAAAAATCACCTATATGCAGAGTTCCTAAAGAAATAGACttgtttaaaaaaattgaaaagtagGCGGCCATGGAGTTAGGACAATCActgataaaaaatttgaagagaTATGTAATGCTTGGTAGCATACATACCAAAGTTTTAAAAAACAGTACCAGTGGGTGTAACAGGTTTTTGAGAAACCAGTATGGTACCGGGTACCAACACTCTGCTGGAACAGTATGGTACCACTTATACCTACCCTTTCCACCAGTTTTTAGAACCTTGATACATACAAGGGCCTATTGACATAAATCAGTTAACTACAATATAACTTCAACACAATGCCACAAACACAAAGGAAAAAAATGTGCCATGACACGAGtgacaaataaatatttaatcataGCAATAGTCAAACTCTGCTGTCTGAACATTGTATCTGTTAATTGCACATCTGACTATACCAAAAGAAAGTGTAAATGCACATCTAACACCCGTGATAAGAAAAGATAGCTTGGGAACAAAATTCTAATTTAAATACCTTTTTGAGGACAAAAAGTAAGAGAAGGTTCAGAGTAAGAGAAGCTTCAAAATTCAAAAACATAATAAGCCATGCATACAACCTATTAAATATAATAGTAGTTCCAATTACCCATCATTGCAGTTTAATATGATTAGCACTTTGACAATCTTAATGATATCTGAAAATCTGGTATCTTGATATTCCAATATCAAGGACTGGCTTTTACATTTGACCATGCCTTCACATTGTAAATCTTGTAGCATTTTCACCCACCTATGCATGTAACCCACTTAAAACAACATATATGGGCAATCAAACACTAGGATAAGCTGTTTATAGAAACAGGCTGGAAGGACATCTAATGCACATAACAACAGATAAGAGAAAACACAATTTACCTAAAGAGTCATTACCCCTTAGAGAACCAACTCTATATCTCATTGTCGAAGCCAACATCCCATTCGGAAAAACAAATGCTTTGCATCCAAATTGAACAGCTCTTGTTTAACAGACACATGAAAAAGAGGCTGGATATTCTAGTAAGGGATATGCATTGGACATGGATTCTAGGTCATACATATGCATCAACAATTAACAATATGATGGGTATTGTATAGAGAGAGCAATAGGTATGTCTGATGCATGtgaagaaaggaggaagagggACACTTATTTGGCTTCAATCTTCCAAGTACTATCCAAGTCCTGACCCCACATCTTCATCTCAGGGTCAAAGTTGACCAGCTGACCCACCCCCAATCCATGTTTATCCCTATCACAGTAAAACCCTCATCTAGCAGATGTGACCATAACTTTCCTCCTATGAGTACACATAAATACATAATAAAGTTAGAATCAATCCCATCCTGAATTGTGGGAGAAAATTGAGTCTTATTAAAAAGACATTCTGAATACAGGTAACATTTATGGAGATGGTCGTCCCACTTTATCTCCTTTTCAGCCATCTGCTCCTCTCCTTCCAACTTCAGCATCTGGCCACCACCATTAAGAAGCAAGCCCAAGAAACCCCAAAAACATTCACATAGAGGACTTTTTATTGATTTTGGCAATGTCTTCCATACATGACTTACAGAGAGTTTAAGGGAAAAGGAATACTAcctaagcatatatttttaactcCAGCAAAATTATATAACTGTTACCTACATAATACTTAACAAATTTAGTCAATCTTTATGAATAGTCAAATCTAAAACATAACATATGGAAAATTTGTCCAAGACACAAGAACAAATAACTTGCATCAACACTTTTTACTGACCATAAGCCTAGAGGAAGCAATTAACTAAAAGTAGATTATTATAATCAGCTCCAAGTTTCAGATAACAAACTTAAAAGCTAACCTGTAGCATTCCAAATAAGTAGTCGCCACAAGTAACTCCGGGTTCAAGTTCCCAGTCATGACCAGGGGGTCTGTCACGCAATACTTCAATGAATGTAACAAAAAAGTTGTGGACCCCTTCTCTCAGTTGTTGAATGTAGCTGTCATCAAGAAGGTAAGAGCATGTCAGATATCAATTTCTTCAATATGCAAGAGAACAACAAATGAAAGTCGGGTGAAAACTCACGCATGCTGATCAGTGCTTCCTTTATTTCCATACACAGTGAGTCCTTGATTAACCTGTCAGGAAAGGAAGGTTGTTATGAGAGTAAAGATATCAAACCATGTAATATAGTTAAACATTTCTTTCATAACAATGTTGTGTCTGAAATGTAATACAGTAAGAAATAGAAGACAAATTATCATAAAGCAGAAATATTTGCAAATCAGAATACAATTGAATTTAGATGATTagaaaaaactttaaaaaatagTGTTTTACAGAAGCCTAGATCCAAACTCAAATACCCATGCCCTTTGGTGCACAAATTTCAAGCAATCTTCTCCATTGACAGAGCAACCTAAGCCTCACTAATGCTCCTCTAGGGTGCACAGAAATGAAGAAGAGAGTACACCAATCTTTTTCTTTCAACCATCTAGTAAAGAAAAGCAATGAAAAAAGATTGATATATTCACCACAATACACAGAAAGCGAGAAATGAAGGAACTAGAAAGTAGGAGAAGAAACGTGAGAGTGGAGTTCTGATGCAACATAGGGTGCAGCCAGCAGGTACTATGACCATTTGGACCATGCGAAGCTTTGCAGGAGCCAGTGGATTTGTGGGCAAAGACTTAGCCTGGTTTCTATATTTGTAATAGAATAATTCAAGTGTGTTTCCTTATTACTGAGTCCTATTTCTAGTATGATTTGTATCGGGTTTACTACCCGAATTAGGTTAGGGAATGTCCTATATATACGTCTAATACATTGTATGGGTAGCATTTTAACATATTAACAAAATTTCTTGAAGAGATCTTCCTTCACCAAACAAAGGGTTCTTCAATCCAGTTTGCTTCTATTTGTGTTGATCTTCAAAGAGTAATCCCTGCGATCAAAGGATTCTTACCCAATTTCCCATGCACACAGAGATAATGAGCTTATCTAAGACTAGGTCAATGAGTCAAACTGAagaccatccaaaaaaaaaaggaatcaaaATTCcaagtaaaaataataaaaaaaagtaaataaagatGTCTCTTCACAACAACCACATATACATAAAAGGAGAAGCCAAATTAAGATATATAACATGAAATCAACAAACCAAAGGGGAAATATAGTGGACACTGCAATCAGGCAAAGCAGTAAGTTTCTTTGTAGCAAAGACAGTGTTAAATAAAAACAAATTTGATCCCCCTCACAAGGCTTCCACAGTCTACCTGTAATGTCTATTTGTTTGCTGTGTGATGCCATATGGAACCTATAAAATCTCTTCAAATTCGATTTGTGCATTTTTCCTGTGATATACTAATTTAGATTGACAAAGAGGTTACAGTTATGGCCTCTTCACTCCACGCTTCTGCTTCAACCATCATTCGTTTGAAGCAATCTATACCATTGATACCGAACACAAGGTCTTGAGCTCCTTCACTACCTTTAAGATTCTGCCTAATCACTGTTGCAACTACAAAGCCAGAAGATATCCTACTGTGTAATTATTGTGATCATTTCGAGTCTACTTCACAGAAGAAGAAAGATATAttgaaaatttacataataaaacaATGCAAATGAAGAGAAAAGATGCTTCTGGATTTTGTGCATGACTGCCACATGCCAATGAGACTGAACTTACGTATGATAACCTGCCCAACATTGTTGCATGGAGTGAGAAATGTTAAACCATAAAAGAGGGCCCAAAATATAAAATTGAATCATACAGGTGGCTATGCTAAGAGATTGATGTGCGATAAATTGAGGACAGATAAAGGGAGAAGCAAGTAATTAAGAGGGAATCAAAATTGCACCAGTTAAGAATTAATTGGTTGCGAACATGATAAAACAGAATAGTTACATGCAACTAAAGCACTGCAGTGGTCCAAATGTGAAAAAGCAGATCCAACGTGTCAAAGAAGGTCAAGAAAGAATAAAGTATATGACAGGGGAAGGATTGCAGAAGTTGGAAATTGAAAATATAAACTGCCTGTGATTGGAATGAATGTCTTGAAAGGATTCACAAGTCAACCCCACATATAAAAGCTGAAGTTCCTAACAACCTCAGAGAAGCCAGTTTCACTATATACCAAGCACTGCTGCTTATGCTAAAGAAGAAAATTGTGCGAGCAATACTTGGAACCGATTAAAGAATCCAACAAGAGATGATATAAATACCCGATTTCCATCAAGGTCAAATTCTTTTCCAAGTGATTCCATGACCAACTGCTGTAAATACCTACTAAAGAGTAGCAGGCTATCCTTGTAAGGAAGTACAACCATATCCTGTTGAAACAGGTGATTAATGCAGATAAGTTGAATGTGGCAATATGAGAATAGAACATATAATACAAATGAACGAAGTGAACAAAAAATTATAAACCTTGGATCCCACTCCATCAGAAGCCCAATACCAACATAAAGCAAGCAAGGCTGCTGGATTATTCTTCACCTGGATAAGATattaaagaataataaaaaaagaatgtGTACAAATTTGATATGAAACAAAAGGTTACAATTAACAAACTACAAGGTTGCTGGTAATGTAGAAGATACATACCACAGTTGTCCGAGTTGCCTCATCCATCAATGATGCACCAACAAGCATTTCATTAATGTCAATGCCCTAGGTGGTAGAAAATTATCAAGAATAAGTCCAAACATTTTGCATTTAAATCCGAACAATAGTAGCAAGAGAGGAACATACCTGAAGTGCGGCCGGAAGCAAACCAACTGCAGACATTTCTGAGGTTCTGCCACCCACCCAATCAAACATAGGAAATCTTGCCAACCAGCCCTCTATCCTAGCTGTGTTATCTAATAGGGAATTTTCTTGAGTGATTGCAACACCCTGCAGAAGAGTTCTGCTTCAGATACTAGATTACAGAGCAGAAAAGAATAGATATTTCAACCTATTATTTCTTATCAAAAGTTTTGAATGGAAAATGCAGACATTTGTGACTACTAGTTAACCTATTTAAAGGAAATCATTATGGCAAAACAAATGTCTAAATTAAAATAGCAAACATGTTAGTTGGCTACTCAGCATAGCAGAATCAGAGACTGAATGCCATGTAcgcttcaaattttaaatttaaaatgcccCAGAAGAGGCAAGCAGTGAAGCAACCATTCTGATATTCCTGCTGAAAATAGGATCCAGAACCAAGCCTTACCTTCATCTACCATGGAATCGAGTCTACAATGTCAATTACTGTAACACCCAAAACAGTGACAAAAATTACACTCCTCTGTTTGACGAACATCATTTGTAACTAATTATTTGGAGTATGCTTTAGCAAGAGGCAGAAACAAAATGAAGACACCTCACATAATGAAAGTACACTCAGCAGTCTCTGCTAATACTCAACCAGGCAGAGTGCTTATGGTCACACTAATACCCTTAGACACAATCCAAGCATTTGTGTTGATTAAGTTAGAAGAAATAGCAAAGTTACTAAGTGTGTGCCACAAGGGACATATTATATATTTCTTCTCTTAAACGGAAAAAAAGGATCACAC is part of the Elaeis guineensis isolate ETL-2024a chromosome 15, EG11, whole genome shotgun sequence genome and harbors:
- the LOC105058489 gene encoding glucose-6-phosphate isomerase 1, chloroplastic; amino-acid sequence: MASISGVCSPSSTLRPRRSLLSSKSLRRDTISLPIGPSVRLRHARPPQSIADLSRSTDGTSAAEAPVEKKVGAIEKDPINLWHRYVDWLYQHKELGLYVDVSRIGFTDEFFERMEPLLQKAFRAMQDLEKGAIANPDEGRMVGHYWLRSPKLAPNSFLRLQIDKTLDAICNFADEIISAKIKPPSSPAGRFTQVLSVGIGGSALGPQFVAAALAPDNPPLKIRFIDNTDPAGIDHQIAQLGPELASTLVIVISKSGGTPETRNGLLEVQKAFREAGLNFSKQGVAITQENSLLDNTARIEGWLARFPMFDWVGGRTSEMSAVGLLPAALQGIDINEMLVGASLMDEATRTTVVKNNPAALLALCWYWASDGVGSKDMVVLPYKDSLLLFSRYLQQLVMESLGKEFDLDGNRVNQGLTVYGNKGSTDQHAYIQQLREGVHNFFVTFIEVLRDRPPGHDWELEPGVTCGDYLFGMLQGTRSALYANNRESISVTVQEVNPRSVGALIALYERAVGIYASLVNINAYHQPGVEAGKKAAAEVLALQKRVLAVLNEASCKEPVEPLTIDEIADRCHEPEQIEMIYKIIAHMAANDRALIAEGSCGSPRSIKVFLGECNVDELYV